The following DNA comes from Maylandia zebra isolate NMK-2024a linkage group LG6, Mzebra_GT3a, whole genome shotgun sequence.
GATAAAGGTCGCGGCCATCTTGAGGCCACGGGGCGGGATGTCGCACACGGCTGTCTTGACGTTGTTGGGGATCCACTCCACGAAGTAGCTGCTGTTTTTATTCTGCACATTCAGCATCTGCTCATCCACCTCCTTCATGGACATGCGCCCTCGGAACACAGCGGCCACGGTGAGGTAGCGGCCGTGGCGTGGGTCGCAGGCGGCCATCATGTTCTTGGCATCGAACATCTGCTGAGTGAGTTCGGGCACAGAGAGGGCTCTGTACTGCTGGCTACCCCTGCTGGTGAGGGGAGCAAAGCCGGGCATGAAGAAGTGCAGACGAGGGAAGGGAACCATGTTGACAGCCAGCTTGCGGAGGTCAGCGTTGAGCTGACCGGGGAAACGAAGGCAAGTCGTGACCCCACTCATGGTGGCGGAGACCAGGTGGTTAAGGTCTCCGTAAGTGGGAGTGGTGAGCTTGAGGGTGCGGAAGCAGATGTCATACAGGGCCTCGTTGTCAATGCAGTAAGTCTCGTCTGTGTTTTCAACCAGCTGGTGGACAGACAGTGTGGCGTTGTAGGGCTCCACCACTGTGTCTGACACCTGGAGACAGAAAAGGCAAAGATCAGGAAAACCAAAGGGAGACAAACGGATGCCAGCAAAGATGGTTTGCATAATCACTCTACCTTAGGAGAGGGCACCACACTGAAGGTGTTCATGATACGATCTGGATACTCCTCACGGATCTTGCTGATTAGCAGAGTTCCCATACCAGAGCCAGTACCGCCACCcagagagtgtgtgagctggAAGCCCTGAAGGCAGTCGCAGCTCTCAGCCTCCTTCCTCACCACATCCAGAACAGAGTCCACCAGCTCGGCTCCCTCCGTGTAGTGGCCCTTTGCCCAGTTATTACCCGCTCCACTCTGACCTGGAAGGAACAAGTTCATTGTGATCGGCTGAGCTAGGGTTTGTTTGTCTAGAAGTATATTTAGCTATCAAAATGTCAAAGTTTGTTATTTAAACTGTTTACTTGTCAAAGCCAGTACTTCAGCTATCATTATATTCTGTATAATCAATAAGGCATGTaattatgtgtgtttttgtgtgtgtctgtgtggtttaTCCCATACCAAAGACAAAGTTGTCTGGCCTGAAGATCTGTCCGAAAGGCCCAGAGCGGACAGAGTCCATAGTGCCTGGTTCCAGATCTACTAAGATGGCCCTCGGCACATATTTTCCACCTGCAATACAAAGTCACGTGTTAAAAATGGTCAAATATAGACCATTCGAAAGCAAAGATCGACACATACAGTGAATAGCTGCCTTTCAAAAGTTCCAACCTGAAGCTTCATTGTAGTAGACGTTGATTCTATCCAGCTGCAGGTCACTGTCTCCGTGGTAGGTTCCTGTTGGGTCGATGCCATGCTCATCACTGATCACCTCCCAGAACTGCAGACAGGTCGATTAGAGACAGACAAGCCAGAGAGCAGTTAAATGCGTGCTGTGGCAGTGTCGAGACATTCAAATGTCGACAGCTAAATTCAACGCTATTTATATCCTGCTGTACTTGTTAAACCATAGAAGCTCAACCACGTGATTAATTGCTTAGAAGATTGACAACAAATTTAATCAAAGGGCAAATATTAAAGAGTAAATATTTCCTAAGGTGTGACGTGTGCTGCTTTTGCTCTGTTCTGATGGTATTTGGGAATAATGAAttgaaaaattagaaaaaaaaaatcagaattaaAATCATTATCCTTGTTAGTATTTTTATCAATCCAACCTCAGAATCTTGTGTAATACATTTCTCAAGCCATCTTACATCTTTGGTTCACAGACACCTTTAAAGGACAGGTTTAAAAGATGGGTAATACAATATCAGCCTAAAGCGCtacttattattataattaaataTGATTgcatatgtggaaaaaaaaaattgcacggCAGCACGTCTGCCGGTGTTCCTGTCAATTCGCTGTCTGAGCCACACCCCTCTCAGTgtgtccccccccccaaacacacacacacacacacgattgcTGTCAGTTCATTCATTAAATTCCCGAATAATGATTTGTCAGCCTAAATCAATATATTCTCACACACAGATAAGCTTCATCCAGCATGCTGTGTTACACCGATAACACCCCGTGGTCCCCGTTTATGTGCTGTCGTTCATTTAAAAGTGCATCAAGTGACAATAATGGGGACGTCTCGACTTGCCACCGCCCATCCTGAGGGATGCTTTTGTACGCTTATTCAAGACTTTCCACCCCACTATGTTGACCTATTTAGTATTTCCTGTGAGCAGCATGACCTCTTGCTTGGATACACGTCAGCAGCAGCAAGGATAAACTTGTGTTTCGTTACATAAAACCGACTACAGTTAACAGGTAGACGACATGCCAACAAGGATCCGTTTGTTTTTCTCACCTTGGCTCCAATCTGGTTCCCGCACTGCCCGGCCTGCAGGTGCACAATCTCACGCATTTTGTCGCTGCGGTGTGGGGTGTCTCACAGAGAGCTGCTGCTGGAGAAACAGGGGGAAGCTTGCGGTGGGCTCCGGATTTGCAATTGAACAGTCCTGGCCCTCCAGGATCAGTC
Coding sequences within:
- the LOC101480422 gene encoding tubulin beta-4B chain, producing the protein MREIVHLQAGQCGNQIGAKFWEVISDEHGIDPTGTYHGDSDLQLDRINVYYNEASGGKYVPRAILVDLEPGTMDSVRSGPFGQIFRPDNFVFGQSGAGNNWAKGHYTEGAELVDSVLDVVRKEAESCDCLQGFQLTHSLGGGTGSGMGTLLISKIREEYPDRIMNTFSVVPSPKVSDTVVEPYNATLSVHQLVENTDETYCIDNEALYDICFRTLKLTTPTYGDLNHLVSATMSGVTTCLRFPGQLNADLRKLAVNMVPFPRLHFFMPGFAPLTSRGSQQYRALSVPELTQQMFDAKNMMAACDPRHGRYLTVAAVFRGRMSMKEVDEQMLNVQNKNSSYFVEWIPNNVKTAVCDIPPRGLKMAATFIGNSTAIQELFKRISEQFTAMFRRKAFLHWYTGEGMDEMEFTEAESNMNDLVSEYQQYQDATAEEGEFEEEGEEEVA